A single Calidifontibacter indicus DNA region contains:
- a CDS encoding IS1380 family transposase, which yields MKRTLWSSGLSVSGDGVGVVAHAGSVGLRLLADRTGLTGGLAAAMARHSFTPVHDRGRVLVDVAVMIADGGEAIADIDVLRHQSCVLGPVASPPTVWRTLDEVTPGRLKKIAIARARTRRHVWAHLPGGVPASQVAGTDLGATVVLDVDATIVITHSEKQNAAATFKRTFGFHPLGVWCDNTSEFLAAKLRAGNAGSNTTADHIEVLTEAMAQIPGTHRKKLLIRSDGAGASHGLLDWLTEQGQIRGRSLEYSIGFAVTEKIRDAIRLVPQQVWSPATNADGGVREGGDVAELTGLLDLSGWPAGMRVIVRRERPHPGAQLSLFEETDGWRYQAFVTNTSTGQLALLEARHRAHARVEDRIRHAKDTGLGRFPSREFGINSAWLTLTMIAADLVAWTRLIAFTADAEVLATCEPKALRYRLLHVPARLIHGQRRRRLKIAETWPWAAAIVAVFANIAAIPWPA from the coding sequence GTGAAGCGTACTTTGTGGTCCAGTGGGTTGTCCGTGTCCGGTGATGGTGTCGGCGTGGTGGCCCACGCGGGGAGTGTCGGACTTCGTCTGTTGGCCGACCGAACCGGCCTGACGGGTGGTCTCGCCGCAGCGATGGCGCGCCACTCGTTCACCCCGGTCCACGACCGTGGCCGGGTCCTGGTCGATGTCGCGGTGATGATCGCTGATGGTGGTGAGGCGATCGCCGACATCGACGTGCTGCGTCACCAGTCGTGCGTGCTCGGTCCGGTCGCCTCGCCACCGACGGTGTGGCGCACCTTGGACGAAGTCACGCCCGGTCGGCTGAAGAAGATCGCCATCGCGCGGGCACGCACCCGCCGCCACGTGTGGGCCCACCTGCCTGGTGGGGTGCCCGCAAGCCAGGTCGCCGGGACCGATCTCGGTGCCACCGTCGTGCTCGACGTGGACGCCACGATCGTGATCACCCACTCCGAGAAACAGAACGCTGCGGCCACGTTCAAACGGACCTTCGGGTTCCACCCGCTCGGCGTATGGTGCGACAACACCAGCGAGTTCCTCGCGGCGAAACTACGGGCCGGGAACGCCGGGTCGAACACGACAGCCGATCACATCGAGGTCCTGACCGAGGCGATGGCCCAGATCCCCGGCACCCACCGTAAGAAGCTGTTGATCCGTTCCGATGGTGCGGGCGCATCCCATGGGCTGCTGGACTGGCTCACCGAACAAGGTCAGATCCGTGGCCGCAGCCTGGAGTACTCGATCGGATTCGCGGTCACCGAGAAGATCCGCGACGCGATCAGGCTGGTCCCGCAGCAGGTGTGGTCGCCCGCGACGAACGCGGACGGCGGGGTGCGCGAGGGTGGTGACGTCGCCGAACTGACCGGGCTGCTGGACCTGAGCGGTTGGCCGGCCGGGATGCGGGTGATCGTGCGCCGTGAACGGCCGCATCCCGGTGCGCAGCTGTCGCTGTTCGAGGAGACCGACGGGTGGCGCTACCAAGCCTTCGTCACCAACACCAGCACCGGGCAGCTCGCGCTCCTCGAAGCGCGGCACCGGGCTCATGCCCGGGTCGAGGACCGGATCCGGCACGCCAAGGACACGGGCCTGGGTCGGTTCCCCTCGCGTGAGTTCGGCATCAACAGCGCGTGGTTGACGTTGACCATGATCGCGGCGGATCTGGTCGCCTGGACCCGCCTGATCGCGTTCACCGCCGACGCCGAGGTCCTGGCTACATGCGAACCGAAAGCGTTGCGGTACAGGCTTCTTCACGTCCCCGCCCGGCTCATCCACGGTCAGCGACGACGACGGTTGAAGATCGCTGAAACGTGGCCCTGGGCGGCCGCAATCGTCGCGGTCTTCGCGAACATAGCCGCCATCCCGTGGCCAGCCTGA
- a CDS encoding tRNA (cytidine(34)-2'-O)-methyltransferase, whose amino-acid sequence MLHVAFFEPQIPPNTGNAIRLAACTPVHLHLVEPLGFSLEDTQLRRAGLDYHDLAHVTVHPDLTHLFDALPDARTFAFTGRGDVVFTDVEYRAGDLLLFGREADGLPAEVLGHPRITAQLRLPMLPGRRSLNLSNTASIAVYEAWRQLDYVVPNDSAATVS is encoded by the coding sequence CTGCTGCACGTCGCGTTCTTCGAGCCGCAGATTCCACCGAACACCGGCAACGCGATTCGCCTGGCCGCCTGCACTCCGGTGCATCTGCACCTAGTGGAGCCGCTCGGTTTCTCCCTCGAAGACACCCAATTGCGCCGGGCCGGCCTCGATTACCACGACCTGGCACATGTCACCGTCCACCCCGATCTGACGCACCTGTTCGACGCCCTGCCGGACGCCCGGACGTTCGCGTTCACCGGCCGCGGCGACGTCGTCTTCACCGATGTGGAGTACCGCGCGGGCGACCTGTTGTTGTTCGGGCGCGAGGCCGACGGCCTGCCCGCCGAGGTGCTCGGCCATCCGCGGATCACCGCCCAACTGCGGCTGCCGATGCTGCCCGGACGCCGTTCGCTCAACCTCAGCAACACCGCGTCGATCGCGGTCTACGAAGCGTGGCGGCAACTCGACTACGTGGTGCCCAACGACAGCGCGGCCACGGTCTCGTAG
- a CDS encoding pyridoxal phosphate-dependent decarboxylase family protein → MTAHHNDTNTDTNTDTNNDTDTDTDLDTFRTELQRLRSLDVPTHGGSTFAYVYDSGRPDVDGLGLEALAMFGESNGLDPTAFPSLLAMERDLVAMAGEFTGAPAGFVGTVTSGGTESILLAVQTARDARPDVSNPSMVIPSTAHAAFHKAAHYFGVRAVVVPVGADHRADVDAMAAAIDGSTVLLVGSAPSYAHGVIDPIEALGRLALDRGVRLHVDACIGGWVLPFLDTAAPWNLGVAGVTSLSVDLHKYAYTPKGVSVLLHRDPSLRLPQFFACADWPGYTMLNSTTQSTRSGGPLAAAWAVTRAHGRSGYAELARRAHRAAVTFADAVPEPLEVVAAPESTLVAVASRDPQVDVLVVVDEMQARGHYVQAQLAYGDTPATMHLSMSAASLDVIDAVIAALRESVEAARELGPVTVDPGLAEAARSLDPATLSDADFDGLIALAGLAADGGQPALPTRMAEVNALLSVATPALRERLLVAFLDRLTR, encoded by the coding sequence ATGACAGCGCACCACAACGACACCAACACCGACACCAACACCGACACCAACAACGACACCGACACTGATACCGACCTCGACACCTTCCGCACCGAACTGCAGCGGCTGCGCTCGCTCGACGTGCCCACCCACGGCGGCAGCACCTTCGCCTATGTGTACGACTCCGGCCGGCCAGACGTCGACGGGCTCGGTCTGGAGGCGCTGGCGATGTTCGGCGAGTCGAACGGACTCGACCCCACGGCCTTCCCGTCGCTGCTGGCGATGGAACGAGACCTGGTGGCCATGGCAGGCGAATTCACCGGCGCACCAGCCGGATTCGTCGGCACCGTCACCTCCGGCGGCACCGAGTCGATCCTGCTCGCCGTGCAGACCGCCCGGGACGCCCGCCCCGACGTGTCGAACCCGTCGATGGTCATCCCCTCGACCGCGCACGCCGCATTTCACAAGGCCGCGCACTACTTCGGAGTGCGGGCGGTGGTGGTGCCGGTCGGCGCCGACCACCGGGCCGACGTCGACGCGATGGCTGCTGCGATCGACGGCAGCACCGTGCTGCTCGTCGGCTCGGCGCCGTCGTACGCCCACGGTGTGATCGACCCGATCGAGGCACTCGGTCGGTTGGCCCTCGACCGCGGCGTGCGCCTGCATGTCGACGCCTGCATCGGCGGCTGGGTGCTGCCCTTCCTCGACACCGCCGCACCCTGGAATCTCGGTGTCGCCGGCGTCACGAGCCTCAGCGTCGATCTGCACAAGTACGCCTACACGCCCAAGGGTGTGTCGGTGCTGCTGCACCGCGACCCCTCGCTGCGGCTGCCGCAGTTCTTCGCCTGCGCCGACTGGCCGGGCTACACGATGCTCAACTCCACCACCCAGTCGACGCGTTCGGGCGGCCCGCTCGCCGCCGCGTGGGCGGTCACCCGCGCCCACGGTCGCTCCGGCTACGCCGAGTTGGCGCGGCGCGCCCACCGGGCCGCAGTCACCTTCGCGGACGCCGTGCCCGAACCTCTGGAGGTGGTCGCCGCACCGGAGTCGACGCTGGTCGCGGTCGCATCGCGCGACCCGCAGGTCGACGTGCTCGTCGTCGTCGACGAGATGCAAGCCCGCGGGCACTATGTGCAGGCCCAACTGGCGTACGGCGACACCCCGGCCACCATGCACCTGTCGATGAGCGCGGCGAGCCTCGACGTGATCGACGCCGTGATCGCTGCCCTGCGCGAATCCGTCGAGGCGGCACGCGAACTCGGCCCCGTGACGGTCGACCCCGGGCTCGCCGAAGCGGCCCGTTCGCTCGACCCGGCGACCCTCTCCGACGCCGACTTCGACGGACTCATCGCCCTCGCCGGGCTTGCCGCCGACGGCGGTCAGCCGGCCCTACCGACCCGGATGGCCGAGGTCAACGCCCTGCTCTCGGTGGCCACCCCGGCGCTGCGCGAGCGACTGCTCGTCGCGTTCCTCGATCGGCTGACCCGCTGA
- the mgrA gene encoding L-glyceraldehyde 3-phosphate reductase, producing the protein MTMHADDYRADRGRYDSMTYRRCGRSGLRLPAISLGLWHNFGDDFTLDSQRATLRRAFDLGVTHFDLANNYGPPYGSAERNFGTIFAQDFKRYRDELVISSKAGYDMWPGPYGQGGGGRKYLISSLDQSLQRMGLDYVDIFYSHRFDPDTPLEETMGALDSIVRAGKALYVGISSYSGERTREAVQILRSLGTPLLIHQPSYSMLNRWVEEDLLDVLGETGVGCIAFSPLAQGMLTNKYLDGVPADSRAAQGKSLSAELLTEQNLKHVRALNEIASSRGQSLAQMALAWVLRDERVTSALVGASSVSQLENSLGALDNLEFTDHELETIDGHAVEAGINLWKTSSDS; encoded by the coding sequence ATGACGATGCACGCTGACGACTACCGGGCGGATCGCGGCCGCTACGACTCGATGACCTACCGGCGGTGCGGCCGCAGCGGTCTGCGACTGCCGGCGATCTCGCTCGGCCTCTGGCACAACTTCGGCGACGACTTCACGCTCGACAGCCAGCGCGCCACCCTGCGCCGCGCGTTCGACCTCGGTGTCACCCACTTCGACCTCGCGAACAACTACGGCCCGCCGTACGGCAGCGCCGAACGCAACTTCGGCACGATCTTCGCCCAGGACTTCAAGCGGTATCGCGACGAGCTGGTGATCTCCAGCAAGGCCGGTTACGACATGTGGCCGGGTCCGTACGGCCAGGGCGGTGGCGGACGGAAGTACCTCATCTCCTCGCTCGACCAGTCGCTGCAGCGGATGGGCCTCGACTACGTCGACATCTTCTACAGCCACCGGTTCGACCCGGACACCCCGCTGGAGGAGACGATGGGCGCGCTCGACTCGATCGTGCGCGCGGGCAAGGCGTTGTACGTCGGCATCTCCTCCTACAGCGGCGAGCGCACCCGCGAGGCCGTGCAGATCCTGCGGTCGCTCGGCACGCCGCTGCTGATCCACCAGCCGTCGTACTCGATGTTGAACCGCTGGGTGGAGGAAGACCTGCTCGACGTGCTCGGCGAGACCGGTGTCGGCTGCATCGCGTTCTCGCCGCTCGCCCAGGGCATGCTGACCAACAAATACCTGGACGGCGTGCCCGCCGATTCGCGTGCGGCGCAGGGCAAGTCGTTGTCGGCCGAGCTGTTGACGGAGCAGAACCTCAAGCACGTGCGAGCCCTCAACGAGATCGCCTCGTCGCGCGGGCAGTCACTGGCGCAGATGGCGTTGGCGTGGGTGTTGCGCGACGAGCGGGTCACCTCGGCACTGGTCGGTGCCTCGAGCGTGAGCCAGTTGGAGAACAGCCTCGGCGCGCTCGACAACCTCGAGTTCACCGACCACGAACTCGAGACCATCGACGGTCACGCGGTCGAGGCCGGCATCAACCTGTGGAAGACCTCCAGCGACAGCTGA
- a CDS encoding TerC family protein produces the protein MTVTPLAWTLTIAAIVGLLLFDFFFHVRKAHEPTLRESATWSALYVGIALLFGVGLWFVAGSGHGGDYFAGYITEKALSVDNLFVFLVIMSSFKVPRAYQQKVLLVGIAIALVARTVFVFLGAAMINTFSWTFYFFGIVLLLTAGHMLKPEGTDEHDADNIVSRIAKKLFNASDEYDGDKLFTRIDGRRVMTPMLLVMIVIGGTDILFALDAIPAIYGLTEEPYIVFTATAFSLLGLRQLYFLIDELLDRLVYLSYGLAVILGFIGVKLLLHALHKNSLPFINDGNPVDVIELTTPVSLGVIIGVLVVTVVASLLASRHDDKTDGADKTDRTVEAPAD, from the coding sequence TTGACCGTCACCCCACTCGCCTGGACCCTGACCATCGCCGCGATCGTCGGCCTGCTCCTGTTCGACTTCTTCTTCCACGTGCGCAAGGCACACGAACCCACGCTGCGCGAATCGGCCACCTGGTCGGCGCTGTACGTCGGCATCGCCCTGCTGTTCGGCGTCGGGCTCTGGTTCGTCGCGGGCAGCGGCCACGGCGGCGACTACTTCGCCGGCTACATCACCGAGAAGGCGCTGAGCGTCGACAACCTCTTCGTGTTCCTGGTGATCATGAGCAGCTTCAAGGTGCCCCGCGCCTACCAGCAGAAGGTGCTGCTCGTCGGCATCGCCATCGCGCTCGTCGCCCGCACGGTCTTCGTCTTCCTCGGCGCCGCCATGATCAACACGTTCAGCTGGACGTTCTACTTCTTCGGCATCGTGCTGCTGCTCACCGCCGGTCACATGCTCAAGCCCGAGGGCACCGACGAACACGACGCCGACAACATCGTCAGCCGCATCGCCAAGAAGCTGTTCAACGCCTCCGACGAGTACGACGGCGACAAGCTGTTCACCCGCATCGACGGACGTCGCGTGATGACGCCGATGCTGCTGGTGATGATCGTCATCGGCGGCACCGACATCCTGTTCGCGCTCGACGCGATTCCGGCGATCTACGGGCTCACCGAGGAGCCCTACATCGTGTTCACCGCGACCGCGTTCTCGCTGCTGGGTCTGCGGCAGCTGTACTTCCTGATCGACGAACTGCTCGACCGGTTGGTCTACCTGTCGTACGGCCTGGCGGTGATCCTCGGGTTCATCGGCGTGAAGCTGCTGCTGCACGCGCTGCACAAGAACTCGCTGCCGTTCATCAACGACGGCAACCCGGTCGACGTGATCGAGCTGACCACACCGGTGTCGCTCGGCGTGATCATCGGGGTGCTGGTCGTGACCGTCGTCGCCTCCCTGCTGGCATCGCGTCACGACGACAAGACGGACGGGGCCGACAAGACCGACAGGACCGTCGAGGCACCCGCCGACTGA
- the thpR gene encoding RNA 2',3'-cyclic phosphodiesterase: MTAILPCPPPRVAGYRRHHDERSFDEHPSRTVTAHRMFVAVVPPPEIKEELAEFLGPRHGMPWIDPEQWHLTLAFLPSVQPHRVDDLVEALERTAAKHDPFQLSLAGAGAFPDALSAKVLWLAPAADLGALAAGVRGTCNNAGATPDGQRFVGHLTLARLHRSTDARKWLQVLDTFRSAPWWVDDVELIESHLREGPAGRPRYETVAALSLGTT, from the coding sequence ATGACCGCCATCTTGCCGTGCCCGCCGCCCCGGGTCGCGGGCTATCGTCGACACCATGATGAACGCAGCTTCGACGAGCACCCCAGCCGGACGGTGACCGCGCACCGAATGTTCGTGGCCGTCGTGCCGCCACCGGAGATCAAGGAAGAACTCGCCGAGTTTCTCGGGCCCCGCCACGGAATGCCGTGGATCGACCCCGAGCAGTGGCACCTCACCCTGGCCTTCCTGCCGTCCGTGCAACCGCACCGGGTCGATGACCTCGTCGAGGCGCTCGAGCGGACGGCGGCCAAGCACGACCCCTTCCAACTCTCCCTGGCCGGCGCCGGCGCCTTCCCCGATGCACTGAGCGCGAAGGTGCTGTGGCTGGCACCCGCCGCCGACCTCGGGGCGCTCGCCGCCGGGGTGCGCGGCACCTGCAACAACGCCGGCGCCACCCCCGACGGGCAACGCTTCGTCGGACACCTCACGCTCGCCCGCCTGCACCGGTCGACGGACGCGCGCAAGTGGCTGCAGGTGCTCGACACCTTCCGGTCGGCGCCGTGGTGGGTCGACGACGTCGAACTCATCGAGTCGCACCTGCGCGAAGGTCCGGCCGGGCGCCCGCGCTACGAGACCGTGGCCGCGCTGTCGTTGGGCACCACGTAG
- a CDS encoding snapalysin family zinc-dependent metalloprotease translates to MDGYTDWQRKSVATHELGHALGLADHYSTYLYDVMWGYTDSRKASVPYAHDQATYYSLWG, encoded by the coding sequence ATGGATGGGTATACGGACTGGCAGAGGAAGAGTGTCGCTACGCACGAGCTTGGTCACGCCCTAGGACTGGCCGATCACTACTCGACCTACCTCTACGACGTGATGTGGGGATACACCGACTCCCGCAAGGCGTCTGTGCCGTATGCCCATGACCAGGCCACCTACTACTCGCTCTGGGGATGA